One genomic segment of Musa acuminata AAA Group cultivar baxijiao chromosome BXJ3-3, Cavendish_Baxijiao_AAA, whole genome shotgun sequence includes these proteins:
- the LOC135632976 gene encoding enhancer of mRNA-decapping protein 4-like isoform X4 — protein sequence MASPAGNPNLFRPPNANPITGPSPFPQPSSYPPPPPSYPSPPPHGAFSYPPTTSPFHRHPFLLYPQDTLHRPAIAHAAAGTHPPNPNSVPSTSPNPISNNNPGARLMALLNPPTSQFESAVSMPAPSTMPLELSPPANAVALRSAPFTLAVVQPVPARLPSSKQPRGRLLGGGHTCAYDVDSRLLGESQPPQLEVTPITKYTSDPGLVLGRQIAVNRTYICYGLKLGAIRVLNINTALRSLLKGHSQRVTDMTFFAEDVHLLASASIDGRVFVWKIDEVPDEENKPQITEKKIIAVQIVGNGESYHPRICWHSHKQEFLFVGIGNRVLKIDLIRIGRGKEFSAEEPLKCPAEKLIDGIQLVGKHDGDVTDLSISQWMITRLVSASKDGTVKIWEDRKAVPLAMLRPHDGEPVNSVAFMASPHRPDHINLITAGPLNREVKLWASTSEEGWLLPGDSESWQCTQTLDLRSSLEPHLEEAFFNQIVVLPQANLIVIANAKKNAIYAVHVDYGPCPASTHMDYIADFTVTMPILSLTGTNDFLADGEQVVQIYCVQTQAIQQYAMELNQCLPPPTAIARLAENPLYHAFKTPSSETLSELEAFHGPPVNTPSAINASPREQLSVSSTRGASSAPYSTDSVSSEVMKVPELSTSKPEAKTDVPPLAEKDIDVQYVSSSVPVNLDLAGRLAGLSGPRKAEHGSPLVNNVVDHPVFDYSVDRRVDSLVATAPDMPSTNDNLRKDDPISGPNDPSKVLNPLLLLKLNGNTTHLITPSEILLGVISSSDISHVIQVPLGQKVQVLDTIINNNIKSQEVEVKVAGKGRSGQKEDFDTHKVPQAVTIEDKERPFQTLEATLGVDHESSMVLETCTMRESCLVDDTAETMDQPPSTLKVDVEYKKRDMPEIESDVTAIPQSLSVAKGKKQKGKQHHMTDLSSPSLSPFDSNDSLNEPERSSVVPSTDAVIPQILALQETLNQLMNMQKEMQKQMGVMLAAPIVTEGKRLETALGGCMEKAIKENADVLWAHFQEENWKHERVAKDQMQQLTNLITNVMNRDLPVMLERTLKKEISAVGPTVARAITPVISSVITELFQKGVGDKAVNQLEKSITAKLEATMSRQIQTQFQTSGKQVLQDALRSCVESSVVPAFEKSCKTMFEQVDSAFQKGMNEHTAAAQQQLEAAYTPLALTLRDAINSTSSITQNLTTELIDGQRKLVALVAAGNTKAANPISMQQTGAPMPGLPEMVEAPLDPKKELSRLISDCKYEEAFAIALQRSNVSIVSWLCTQVDLRAICYTVPLPLSQGVLLALLQQLACDIGTEASRKVSWMTDVALVINPTDPMITSYIQPILEQVYNILAHQRSLPTTSASDVTNMRLVMHVINSVLMSCK from the exons ATGGCGTCCCCCGCGGGGAACCCCAACCTCTTCAGGCCTCCCAATGCTAACCCTATCACCGGCCCGTCGCCGTTCCCCCAGCCTTCCTCCTACCCTCCCCCTCCGCCGTCGTACCCCTCTCCGCCGCCTCATGGTGCGTTCTCCTACCCTCCCACCACCTCTCCGTTCCACCGCCACCCCTTCCTCCTCTACCCCCAGGACACCCTCCACCGGCCCGCCATTGCCCACGCCGCCGCCGGCACTCATCCCCCCAACCCTAATTCCGTCCCCAGCACCAGCCCTAACCCTATCTCCAACAACAACCCCGGCGCCCGCCTCATGGCGCTGCTGAATCCTCCTACCTCCCAGTTCGAATCCGCCGTGTCGATGCCGGCCCCTTCGACCATGCCGTTGGAGTTGTCGCCTCCCGCAAACGCGGTCGCCCTGCGTTCCGCCCCCTTCACGCTGGCGGTCGTTCAGCCGGTGCCGGCGAGGTTGCCGAGCAGCAAGCAACCTCGGGGACGGCTACTGGGAGGCGGACACACGTGTGCGTACGATGTGGACTCTAGATTGCTGGGCGAGTCGCAGCCACCACAGCTCGAGGTCACGCCGATTACCAAGTACACATCAGATCCGGGCCTTGTTTTGGGCCGTCAGATTGCTGTCAACCGAACGTATATATGCTACGGTCTCAAGCTTGGGGCCATTCGGGTGCTCAACATTAACACAGCATTGCGATCCCTGCTCAAGGGGCACTCTCAG AGAGTTACGGATATGACCTTCTTTGCTGAAGATGTTCACCTTTTGGCAAG TGCAAGCATTGATGGAAGGGTTTTTGTCTGGAAGATTGATGAAGTTCCTGATGAGGAAAATAAGCCACAGATAAccgaaaaaaaaataattgctgTTCAGATTGTAGGAAACGGAGAGTCTTATCATCCACGGATCTGTTGGCACTCTCACAAGCAA GAATTTTTGTTTGTTGGAATCGGAAATCGTGTATTAAAAATTGATTTGATCAGAATTGGAAGAGGAAAAGAATTTTCAGCAGAGGAACCTCTCAAATGTCCTGCTGAGAAGCTAATTGATGGGATCCAGCTTGTTGGTAAACATGATGGAGATGTAACAGATTTGTCCATATCCCAGTGGATGATAACCCGATTAGTGTCAGCATCAAAAGATGGCACG GTAAAGATCTGGGAAGATCGCAAAGCAGTGCCCCTTGCTATGTTGAGGCCACATGATGGTGAACCTGTTAATTCAGTTGCATTTATGGCATCACCACACCGTCCTGATCACATCAATCTTATCACTGCA GGCCCATTGAATCGGGAAGTGAAACTATGGGCTTCTACCAGTGAAGAAGGTTGGCTCTTGCCTGGTGATTCTGAATCTTGGCAGTGCACTCAGACCTTGGACTTGAGAAGTTCCTTAGAACCTCATCTTGAGGAGGCATTTTTCAACCAGATTGTAGTCTTACCTCAAGCAAATCTGATAGTTATTGCAAATGCTAAGAAGAATGCTATATATGCTGTGCATGTAGACTATGGCCCATGCCCAGCTTCCACACACATGGACTACATAGCAGATTTTACTGTCACAATGCCTATTTTGAGTCTCACTGGTACAAATGATTTCCTCGCTGATGGGGAACAAGTGGTTCAGATCTACTGTGTGCAGACGCAGGCTATTCAACAGTATGCGATGGAGCTGAACCAGTGTTTACCACCACCAACTGCTATTGCTCGTTTGGCAGAAAATCCTTTATATCATGCTTTTAAGACTCCTAGCTCGGAAACACTCTCCGAGTTAGAGGCATTTCATGGGCCTCCTGTCAATACTCCTTCAGCAATCAATGCTTCACCAAGAGAACAGCTTTCGGTTAGCAGTACTAGAGGTGCATCATCAGCCCCATATTCTACAGATTCAGTTTCTTCTGAGGTCATGAAAGTACCTGAATTGTCCACATCAAAACCTGAAGCCAAGACAGATGTTCCTCCACTTGCTGAGAAAGATATTGATGTTCAATATGTCTCTTCTTCTGTTCCTGTGAATCTAGACCTTGCAGGACGATTAGCTGGTCTGAGTGGTCCACGTAAAGCTGAACATGGATCACCACTTGTTAACAATGTTGTGGATCATCCTGTTTTTGATTATTCAGTTGACAGGAGAGTGGATTCTCTTGTCGCAACTGCACCTGATATGCCTTCCACAAATGATAACTTGAGAAAGGATGATCCTATATCTGGACCAAATGATCCTTCTAAGGTGTTGAATCCTCTCTTGTTGCTTAAGCTTAATGGAAACACAACACACTTAATTACTCCTTCAGAAATCCTATTAGGTGTCATAAGTTCCTCAGACATTAGCCATGTCATTCAAGTCCCATTAGGTCAGAAAGTTCAGGTTCTAGATACaatcataaataataatatcaagagtcAAGAGGTGGAAGTAAAAGTTGCAGGCAAGGGGCGATCAGGTCAGAAAGAGGATTTTGATACTCATAAAGTGCCACAAGCTGTTACCATTGAGGATAAAGAGAGACCCTTCCAAACTTTAGAAGCAACATTAGGGGTGGACCATGAGAGTTCCATGGTGCTAGAAACTTGCACTATGAGAGAATCTTGCTTGGTTGATGACACTGCTGAGACAATGGATCAGCCTCCCAGTACTCTCAAGGTAGATGTTGAATACAAGAAGAGGGATATGCCTGAAATAGAATCTGATGTGACTGCCATACCTCAATCTCTTTCAGTTGCTAAAGGGAAGAAGCAAAAAGGAAAACAGCACCATATGACTGACCTTTCATCCCCTTCTTTGAGTCCTTTTGACTCTAATGATTCTTTAAATGAACCAGAGAGAAGCTCCGTGGTTCCTTCAACCGATGCTGTCATTCCTCAGATTCTTGCTCTACAGGAAACACTGAACCAG CTCATGAACATGCAAAAGGAAATGCAGAAGCAAATGGGTGTAATGTTGGCCGCTCCTATCGTGACTGAAGGCAAAAGATTGGAGACGGCATTAGGAGGGTGCATGGAAAAAGCTATCAAGGAAAATGCAGATGTTCTATGGGCTCATTTTCAAGAGGAAAATTGGAAACATGAGCGGGTTGCAAAGGACCAGATGCAGCAGCTAACGAATCTGATCACCAATGTCATGAACAGGGATTTGCCTGTCATGTTGGAGAGGACATTGAAGAAGGAAATTTCTGCAGTAGGGCCTACTGTCGCACGGGCAATTACACCAGTTATTTCTTCAGTTATCACTGAGTTATTTCAG AAAGGAGTTGGTGACAAGGCAGTGAATCAATTGGAGAAATCTATTACTGCAAAGCTGGAAGCTACAATGTCTAGGCAAATCCAAACACAGTTTCAAACATCTGGAAAGCAAGTTCTTCAG GATGCTTTAAGGTCTTGTGTGGAGTCCTCAGTGGTTCCTGCATTTGAGAAATCTTGCAAAACAATGTTTGAGCAAGTAGACAGTGCATTTCAGAAAGGAATGAATGAACATACTGCTGCTGCTCAACAACAGCTTGAGGCAGCATATACTCCCTTAGCACTTACTCTGAGG GATGCCATTAATTCCACTTCATCAATCACCCAAAATCTTACTACTGAATTGATTGACGGCCAGCGGAAGCTAGTAGCTCTAGTTGCTGCAGGAAACACAAAAGCGGCAAATCCAATTTCTATGCAGCAGACTGGTGCACCCATGCCCGGTCTTCCTGAGATG GTCGAGGCACCTCTGGATCCAAAAAAGGAACTCTCAAGATTAATATCCGACTGCAAGTACGAGGAAGCTTTCGCAATTGCTCTACAAAGAAGCAATGTATCCATCGTGTCCTGGCTATGCACACAG GTCGATTTGCGTGCTATTTGTTACACCGTACCACTTCCTTTAAGTCAAGGGGTTCTGCTAGCCCTTCTGCAGCAGCTAGCATGCGACATCGGCACTGAGGCGTCAAGGAAAGTGAGTTGGATGACAGACGTGGCCTTAGTAATCAACCCAACAGATCCAATGATCACTTCATACATACAGCCAATCCTCGAGCAGGTTTACAACATCCTTGCCCACCAAAGATCACTTCCCACGACGAGTGCCTCTGACGTTACTAATATGCGTCTAGTAATGCACGTTATAAATTCTGTACTTATGAGCTGCAAGTGA
- the LOC135632976 gene encoding enhancer of mRNA-decapping protein 4-like isoform X3 yields MASPAGNPNLFRPPNANPITGPSPFPQPSSYPPPPPSYPSPPPHGAFSYPPTTSPFHRHPFLLYPQDTLHRPAIAHAAAGTHPPNPNSVPSTSPNPISNNNPGARLMALLNPPTSQFESAVSMPAPSTMPLELSPPANAVALRSAPFTLAVVQPVPARLPSSKQPRGRLLGGGHTCAYDVDSRLLGESQPPQLEVTPITKYTSDPGLVLGRQIAVNRTYICYGLKLGAIRVLNINTALRSLLKGHSQRVTDMTFFAEDVHLLASASIDGRVFVWKIDEVPDEENKPQITEKKIIAVQIVGNGESYHPRICWHSHKQEFLFVGIGNRVLKIDLIRIGRGKEFSAEEPLKCPAEKLIDGIQLVGKHDGDVTDLSISQWMITRLVSASKDGTVKIWEDRKAVPLAMLRPHDGEPVNSVAFMASPHRPDHINLITAGPLNREVKLWASTSEEGWLLPGDSESWQCTQTLDLRSSLEPHLEEAFFNQIVVLPQANLIVIANAKKNAIYAVHVDYGPCPASTHMDYIADFTVTMPILSLTGTNDFLADGEQVVQIYCVQTQAIQQYAMELNQCLPPPTAIARLAENPLYHAFKTPSSETLSELEAFHGPPVNTPSAINASPREQLSVSSTRGASSAPYSTDSVSSEVMKVPELSTSKPEAKTDVPPLAEKDIDVQYVSSSVPVNLDLAGRLAGLSGPRKAEHGSPLVNNVVDHPVFDYSVDRRVDSLVATAPDMPSTNDNLRKDDPISGPNDPSKVLNPLLLLKLNGNTTHLITPSEILLGVISSSDISHVIQVPLGQKVQVLDTIINNNIKSQEVEVKVAGKGRSGQKEDFDTHKVPQAVTIEDKERPFQTLEATLGVDHESSMVLETCTMRESCLVDDTAETMDQPPSTLKVDVEYKKRDMPEIESDVTAIPQSLSVAKGKKQKGKQHHMTDLSSPSLSPFDSNDSLNEPERSSVVPSTDAVIPQILALQETLNQLMNMQKEMQKQMGVMLAAPIVTEGKRLETALGGCMEKAIKENADVLWAHFQEENWKHERVAKDQMQQLTNLITNVMNRDLPVMLERTLKKEISAVGPTVARAITPVISSVITELFQKGVGDKAVNQLEKSITAKLEATMSRQIQTQFQTSGKQVLQDALRSCVESSVVPAFEKSCKTMFEQVDSAFQKGMNEHTAAAQQQLEAAYTPLALTLRDAINSTSSITQNLTTELIDGQRKLVALVAAGNTKAANPISMQQTGAPMPGLPEMQVEAPLDPKKELSRLISDCKYEEAFAIALQRSNVSIVSWLCTQVDLRAICYTVPLPLSQGVLLALLQQLACDIGTEASRKVSWMTDVALVINPTDPMITSYIQPILEQVYNILAHQRSLPTTSASDVTNMRLVMHVINSVLMSCK; encoded by the exons ATGGCGTCCCCCGCGGGGAACCCCAACCTCTTCAGGCCTCCCAATGCTAACCCTATCACCGGCCCGTCGCCGTTCCCCCAGCCTTCCTCCTACCCTCCCCCTCCGCCGTCGTACCCCTCTCCGCCGCCTCATGGTGCGTTCTCCTACCCTCCCACCACCTCTCCGTTCCACCGCCACCCCTTCCTCCTCTACCCCCAGGACACCCTCCACCGGCCCGCCATTGCCCACGCCGCCGCCGGCACTCATCCCCCCAACCCTAATTCCGTCCCCAGCACCAGCCCTAACCCTATCTCCAACAACAACCCCGGCGCCCGCCTCATGGCGCTGCTGAATCCTCCTACCTCCCAGTTCGAATCCGCCGTGTCGATGCCGGCCCCTTCGACCATGCCGTTGGAGTTGTCGCCTCCCGCAAACGCGGTCGCCCTGCGTTCCGCCCCCTTCACGCTGGCGGTCGTTCAGCCGGTGCCGGCGAGGTTGCCGAGCAGCAAGCAACCTCGGGGACGGCTACTGGGAGGCGGACACACGTGTGCGTACGATGTGGACTCTAGATTGCTGGGCGAGTCGCAGCCACCACAGCTCGAGGTCACGCCGATTACCAAGTACACATCAGATCCGGGCCTTGTTTTGGGCCGTCAGATTGCTGTCAACCGAACGTATATATGCTACGGTCTCAAGCTTGGGGCCATTCGGGTGCTCAACATTAACACAGCATTGCGATCCCTGCTCAAGGGGCACTCTCAG AGAGTTACGGATATGACCTTCTTTGCTGAAGATGTTCACCTTTTGGCAAG TGCAAGCATTGATGGAAGGGTTTTTGTCTGGAAGATTGATGAAGTTCCTGATGAGGAAAATAAGCCACAGATAAccgaaaaaaaaataattgctgTTCAGATTGTAGGAAACGGAGAGTCTTATCATCCACGGATCTGTTGGCACTCTCACAAGCAA GAATTTTTGTTTGTTGGAATCGGAAATCGTGTATTAAAAATTGATTTGATCAGAATTGGAAGAGGAAAAGAATTTTCAGCAGAGGAACCTCTCAAATGTCCTGCTGAGAAGCTAATTGATGGGATCCAGCTTGTTGGTAAACATGATGGAGATGTAACAGATTTGTCCATATCCCAGTGGATGATAACCCGATTAGTGTCAGCATCAAAAGATGGCACG GTAAAGATCTGGGAAGATCGCAAAGCAGTGCCCCTTGCTATGTTGAGGCCACATGATGGTGAACCTGTTAATTCAGTTGCATTTATGGCATCACCACACCGTCCTGATCACATCAATCTTATCACTGCA GGCCCATTGAATCGGGAAGTGAAACTATGGGCTTCTACCAGTGAAGAAGGTTGGCTCTTGCCTGGTGATTCTGAATCTTGGCAGTGCACTCAGACCTTGGACTTGAGAAGTTCCTTAGAACCTCATCTTGAGGAGGCATTTTTCAACCAGATTGTAGTCTTACCTCAAGCAAATCTGATAGTTATTGCAAATGCTAAGAAGAATGCTATATATGCTGTGCATGTAGACTATGGCCCATGCCCAGCTTCCACACACATGGACTACATAGCAGATTTTACTGTCACAATGCCTATTTTGAGTCTCACTGGTACAAATGATTTCCTCGCTGATGGGGAACAAGTGGTTCAGATCTACTGTGTGCAGACGCAGGCTATTCAACAGTATGCGATGGAGCTGAACCAGTGTTTACCACCACCAACTGCTATTGCTCGTTTGGCAGAAAATCCTTTATATCATGCTTTTAAGACTCCTAGCTCGGAAACACTCTCCGAGTTAGAGGCATTTCATGGGCCTCCTGTCAATACTCCTTCAGCAATCAATGCTTCACCAAGAGAACAGCTTTCGGTTAGCAGTACTAGAGGTGCATCATCAGCCCCATATTCTACAGATTCAGTTTCTTCTGAGGTCATGAAAGTACCTGAATTGTCCACATCAAAACCTGAAGCCAAGACAGATGTTCCTCCACTTGCTGAGAAAGATATTGATGTTCAATATGTCTCTTCTTCTGTTCCTGTGAATCTAGACCTTGCAGGACGATTAGCTGGTCTGAGTGGTCCACGTAAAGCTGAACATGGATCACCACTTGTTAACAATGTTGTGGATCATCCTGTTTTTGATTATTCAGTTGACAGGAGAGTGGATTCTCTTGTCGCAACTGCACCTGATATGCCTTCCACAAATGATAACTTGAGAAAGGATGATCCTATATCTGGACCAAATGATCCTTCTAAGGTGTTGAATCCTCTCTTGTTGCTTAAGCTTAATGGAAACACAACACACTTAATTACTCCTTCAGAAATCCTATTAGGTGTCATAAGTTCCTCAGACATTAGCCATGTCATTCAAGTCCCATTAGGTCAGAAAGTTCAGGTTCTAGATACaatcataaataataatatcaagagtcAAGAGGTGGAAGTAAAAGTTGCAGGCAAGGGGCGATCAGGTCAGAAAGAGGATTTTGATACTCATAAAGTGCCACAAGCTGTTACCATTGAGGATAAAGAGAGACCCTTCCAAACTTTAGAAGCAACATTAGGGGTGGACCATGAGAGTTCCATGGTGCTAGAAACTTGCACTATGAGAGAATCTTGCTTGGTTGATGACACTGCTGAGACAATGGATCAGCCTCCCAGTACTCTCAAGGTAGATGTTGAATACAAGAAGAGGGATATGCCTGAAATAGAATCTGATGTGACTGCCATACCTCAATCTCTTTCAGTTGCTAAAGGGAAGAAGCAAAAAGGAAAACAGCACCATATGACTGACCTTTCATCCCCTTCTTTGAGTCCTTTTGACTCTAATGATTCTTTAAATGAACCAGAGAGAAGCTCCGTGGTTCCTTCAACCGATGCTGTCATTCCTCAGATTCTTGCTCTACAGGAAACACTGAACCAG CTCATGAACATGCAAAAGGAAATGCAGAAGCAAATGGGTGTAATGTTGGCCGCTCCTATCGTGACTGAAGGCAAAAGATTGGAGACGGCATTAGGAGGGTGCATGGAAAAAGCTATCAAGGAAAATGCAGATGTTCTATGGGCTCATTTTCAAGAGGAAAATTGGAAACATGAGCGGGTTGCAAAGGACCAGATGCAGCAGCTAACGAATCTGATCACCAATGTCATGAACAGGGATTTGCCTGTCATGTTGGAGAGGACATTGAAGAAGGAAATTTCTGCAGTAGGGCCTACTGTCGCACGGGCAATTACACCAGTTATTTCTTCAGTTATCACTGAGTTATTTCAG AAAGGAGTTGGTGACAAGGCAGTGAATCAATTGGAGAAATCTATTACTGCAAAGCTGGAAGCTACAATGTCTAGGCAAATCCAAACACAGTTTCAAACATCTGGAAAGCAAGTTCTTCAG GATGCTTTAAGGTCTTGTGTGGAGTCCTCAGTGGTTCCTGCATTTGAGAAATCTTGCAAAACAATGTTTGAGCAAGTAGACAGTGCATTTCAGAAAGGAATGAATGAACATACTGCTGCTGCTCAACAACAGCTTGAGGCAGCATATACTCCCTTAGCACTTACTCTGAGG GATGCCATTAATTCCACTTCATCAATCACCCAAAATCTTACTACTGAATTGATTGACGGCCAGCGGAAGCTAGTAGCTCTAGTTGCTGCAGGAAACACAAAAGCGGCAAATCCAATTTCTATGCAGCAGACTGGTGCACCCATGCCCGGTCTTCCTGAGATG CAGGTCGAGGCACCTCTGGATCCAAAAAAGGAACTCTCAAGATTAATATCCGACTGCAAGTACGAGGAAGCTTTCGCAATTGCTCTACAAAGAAGCAATGTATCCATCGTGTCCTGGCTATGCACACAG GTCGATTTGCGTGCTATTTGTTACACCGTACCACTTCCTTTAAGTCAAGGGGTTCTGCTAGCCCTTCTGCAGCAGCTAGCATGCGACATCGGCACTGAGGCGTCAAGGAAAGTGAGTTGGATGACAGACGTGGCCTTAGTAATCAACCCAACAGATCCAATGATCACTTCATACATACAGCCAATCCTCGAGCAGGTTTACAACATCCTTGCCCACCAAAGATCACTTCCCACGACGAGTGCCTCTGACGTTACTAATATGCGTCTAGTAATGCACGTTATAAATTCTGTACTTATGAGCTGCAAGTGA